In a single window of the Desertifilum tharense IPPAS B-1220 genome:
- a CDS encoding carbohydrate-binding protein, which translates to MAVKIMPLGDSNTRGHNQAPAGYRNRLWNSLSLSGFEVDFVGSQVTGTTPTLGDPDHEGRGGWRIDQISANVTNWLNQQQPDIVLLMIGTNDILQQYQVNTAPNRLNTLIDQILDWSSNVQILVGSIIPITRSTTEYQQVLDFNATIPGIVNSKNSQVQFIDIFSAVSDQDLTDADGVHPTEFGYNKIAQAWYDALISSPTLASTHSEPLPIRIEAEDYINYYDTTPNNQGGQYRTDGVDIQVTSDARGGYNVGWTAPGEWLAYEVNIPAAGTYDVVFRVASGQAGTKSLQFQVNGQSIGNALNFTNASGWQSWQNLTLESVNLQAGVQQLGVLTSTGNFNLNYIDLIPRLSSVPDTTAPNANLSATNVTTAGNEAYTFSVTYSDNVAIAAATLDSSDVRVMGPDGFSQLASLVSVNSSQNGTPRVATYRITPPGGSWAFADNGTYSIVMEANQVSDTSNNFVAAGELGNFSVNIASPAPTPTPTPTPAASIRIQAEDYKPGGQGVGYFDTTHWNQGGVYRTQEAVDVGTTLDQGGGFMVGWTAPGEWLAYDLTVPQAGTYDLVVRIASGSTNPVNKQFYFTFNGQNLTGTQTYSDFSGWESWQNFVIPGIQLNAGQQEMRFHTTTGKVNLNYFDLIPVETSIPTDTTPPTANLSVTNVTAAGDEAYTFSVTYSDDVAIAATTLDSSDVRVIGPDGFSQLASLVSVNSSQNGTPRVATYRITPPGGSWAFADNGTYSIVMEANQVSDTSNNFVAAGELGSFTVNIASPPPTPTPTPTPAPILGTPIRIEAENYKSGGPGVGYYDTTNVNQGGQYRFDHVDIEITTDVGGGYNVGWTAAGEWLAYDVDVPATGRYNLVSRIASGSTSPVDKRFHFTFNGENVTGSLTYSGTSGWQTWTNLVASDIQLTEGRQEMRVYMETGKLNLNYFELVPILSSPEPSPTPTPTPGEQPNPLRIEAESLVLTNYVIEDAEPASNGQLISLFQSGSMTGTAAGTFTGPTGTYEIRVGYFDETDGQSSVGLTISGQTYNWTFDQWLWDSWVTERTKTSRTLAAEVLLETGTPFSFSGTADQAEWARLDYIEFIPVGDWSGFMPPDELTGGGTRTGSVFAIALGEGFDTIVDFTLGEDWIGLMQPLTFEQLDISQGTGEFANSTLIKAMDSNELLAILQNIQADSLTPADFKLL; encoded by the coding sequence ATGGCCGTCAAAATCATGCCACTTGGAGATTCCAATACGCGGGGACATAACCAGGCCCCCGCAGGCTATCGCAACCGTCTATGGAATTCATTAAGCCTGAGTGGCTTTGAAGTTGACTTCGTAGGGTCACAGGTCACTGGGACAACCCCCACCCTTGGCGACCCCGATCACGAAGGTCGAGGCGGATGGCGCATCGATCAAATTAGCGCCAACGTCACCAACTGGCTGAACCAACAACAACCCGACATCGTGTTGTTAATGATTGGCACCAACGACATTCTGCAACAATACCAAGTCAATACAGCCCCCAATCGTCTCAACACCCTCATTGACCAAATTCTCGACTGGTCATCCAACGTCCAAATTCTTGTGGGTTCCATTATCCCCATCACCCGCAGCACCACCGAATATCAACAAGTCCTTGACTTCAACGCCACCATTCCCGGTATTGTCAATTCTAAAAACTCACAAGTTCAATTTATTGATATTTTTAGCGCCGTCAGCGACCAAGACCTGACCGACGCCGATGGCGTTCACCCTACAGAATTTGGCTATAACAAAATTGCTCAAGCTTGGTACGATGCCCTCATTTCTTCTCCCACCCTAGCTAGCACCCATAGCGAACCCTTACCCATACGCATCGAAGCCGAAGATTATATTAACTACTACGACACCACTCCCAATAACCAGGGCGGACAATATCGCACCGATGGTGTCGATATTCAAGTTACAAGCGATGCTAGAGGCGGCTATAACGTTGGCTGGACTGCACCAGGAGAATGGCTCGCCTACGAAGTCAATATCCCCGCTGCTGGTACCTACGATGTCGTTTTTCGGGTCGCTTCCGGTCAAGCGGGAACCAAAAGCCTGCAATTCCAAGTTAACGGTCAATCCATTGGTAACGCGCTGAACTTTACCAACGCCTCTGGCTGGCAATCTTGGCAAAATCTCACCCTAGAATCTGTTAACCTGCAAGCTGGGGTACAACAACTGGGCGTTCTCACCAGTACCGGAAACTTCAACCTCAACTATATCGATCTCATTCCCCGGTTATCTTCAGTTCCAGACACCACCGCCCCCAACGCCAACCTCAGCGCCACCAACGTCACCACGGCGGGTAATGAAGCTTATACCTTCAGCGTCACCTATAGCGATAATGTAGCGATCGCTGCCGCCACCCTAGACTCCTCAGATGTCCGAGTCATGGGGCCGGATGGGTTTAGCCAACTGGCGAGTTTAGTCAGCGTTAATTCTTCTCAAAATGGGACGCCGCGAGTTGCAACCTATCGCATTACCCCTCCGGGGGGAAGTTGGGCGTTCGCAGACAATGGGACTTACAGCATTGTCATGGAAGCGAACCAGGTCAGCGATACCAGCAATAACTTTGTGGCGGCGGGCGAGTTAGGGAATTTTTCGGTGAATATTGCGTCTCCCGCGCCGACGCCAACCCCAACGCCAACACCCGCAGCCAGCATCCGCATCCAAGCCGAAGACTACAAACCGGGCGGCCAAGGGGTGGGTTACTTTGACACCACCCACTGGAACCAAGGGGGGGTCTACCGCACTCAAGAAGCCGTGGATGTGGGTACGACGCTAGACCAAGGCGGCGGCTTCATGGTGGGATGGACGGCACCCGGAGAATGGTTAGCCTATGACCTGACTGTTCCCCAAGCTGGCACCTATGACCTAGTGGTGCGAATTGCCTCTGGTTCTACCAACCCAGTGAATAAGCAATTTTATTTCACCTTCAACGGTCAAAATCTAACGGGGACGCAGACCTACTCGGACTTTTCTGGGTGGGAGTCTTGGCAGAATTTTGTGATTCCGGGGATACAACTGAATGCAGGTCAGCAGGAGATGCGCTTTCACACCACTACGGGTAAAGTGAATCTCAACTATTTTGACCTAATCCCGGTAGAAACTTCTATCCCCACCGATACGACGCCTCCGACAGCCAATTTAAGCGTGACTAATGTGACTGCGGCCGGAGATGAGGCTTATACCTTTAGTGTCACCTATAGCGATGATGTGGCGATCGCTGCCACCACCCTAGACTCCTCAGATGTCCGAGTCATTGGGCCGGATGGGTTTAGCCAACTGGCAAGTTTAGTCAGCGTTAATTCTTCTCAAAATGGGACGCCGCGAGTTGCAACCTATCGCATTACCCCTCCGGGGGGAAGTTGGGCGTTTGCAGACAATGGGACTTACAGCATTGTCATGGAAGCGAACCAGGTTAGCGATACTAGCAATAACTTTGTGGCGGCGGGCGAGTTAGGCAGTTTTACGGTTAATATTGCGTCTCCCCCACCGACACCAACCCCAACGCCGACTCCTGCGCCGATTTTGGGGACTCCCATTCGGATTGAAGCCGAAAATTATAAATCTGGGGGGCCGGGTGTCGGTTATTATGACACGACGAATGTGAATCAAGGCGGTCAGTATCGCTTTGACCATGTGGATATTGAGATTACGACGGATGTGGGCGGCGGCTACAATGTGGGCTGGACGGCTGCGGGTGAGTGGCTGGCGTATGATGTGGATGTGCCTGCAACGGGACGGTACAATCTGGTGTCGCGGATAGCATCCGGGAGTACCAGTCCTGTCGATAAACGGTTTCACTTTACCTTTAACGGCGAGAATGTCACGGGTTCTTTGACCTATTCCGGGACTTCGGGATGGCAGACTTGGACGAATCTTGTCGCCTCGGATATTCAGTTGACGGAAGGACGCCAAGAGATGCGCGTCTATATGGAAACTGGCAAGCTGAATCTGAACTATTTTGAATTAGTGCCGATTTTGTCTTCGCCGGAACCTTCCCCAACGCCAACGCCAACTCCTGGGGAACAACCCAACCCACTCCGGATTGAGGCGGAGTCTTTAGTGCTAACTAACTATGTAATTGAAGATGCTGAACCGGCGTCTAACGGTCAGTTGATTAGCTTGTTCCAAAGCGGTTCGATGACGGGAACGGCTGCGGGGACGTTTACAGGGCCAACAGGAACCTATGAAATCCGGGTGGGTTATTTTGATGAAACGGATGGCCAGTCGTCGGTGGGTTTGACGATTAGCGGACAAACCTATAATTGGACGTTCGATCAATGGTTGTGGGATAGTTGGGTGACAGAACGCACGAAAACGAGTCGGACTCTGGCTGCTGAGGTTCTTTTAGAAACGGGAACGCCGTTCTCGTTTAGCGGGACTGCTGACCAAGCGGAATGGGCGCGGCTGGATTATATTGAGTTTATTCCGGTGGGAGATTGGTCTGGGTTTATGCCTCCCGATGAGTTGACGGGGGGTGGAACTCGTACGGGCAGCGTTTTTGCGATCGCGCTCGGTGAAGGATTTGATACGATTGTTGATTTCACCCTGGGTGAGGATTGGATTGGGTTAATGCAGCCTTTAACGTTTGAACAGCTTGACATTAGCCAAGGAACGGGCGAGTTTGCCAATTCAACGCTGATTAAAGCGATGGATAGCAATGAACTGCTAGCCATTCTCCAGAATATCCAAGCCGATAGTTTAACTCCTGCTGATTTCAAGTTGCTTTAG
- a CDS encoding type II toxin-antitoxin system VapC family toxin has product MTTPIKCVVDASVCIKQFVPDPLSDKAQQLFAHLANPQNEIYIPDLFYIESANTLWRYVRAGQLTASQVQANLATLKALSLQVVSMAELMEEAVNIAIACGISAYDASYVALSQRVSAPLLTLDRRLVNALAIASFDVRLFTDFSVPPVP; this is encoded by the coding sequence ATGACAACCCCAATTAAATGCGTCGTTGACGCCAGCGTGTGCATCAAACAATTTGTTCCCGATCCGCTATCGGACAAAGCACAGCAACTGTTTGCCCATCTTGCCAATCCCCAAAATGAAATTTACATACCCGATCTGTTCTATATCGAGTCGGCTAATACCCTCTGGAGATATGTTCGTGCAGGGCAGTTGACAGCTAGCCAAGTCCAAGCAAATTTAGCGACACTCAAAGCCTTATCGCTGCAAGTTGTTTCTATGGCTGAGTTGATGGAAGAAGCGGTTAATATTGCGATCGCTTGCGGAATTTCTGCCTACGATGCCTCTTATGTCGCCCTTTCTCAGCGAGTCAGTGCCCCTTTGCTGACCTTAGATCGCAGATTGGTGAATGCCTTAGCGATCGCATCTTTTGACGTGCGTTTATTTACTGATTTCTCTGTTCCACCCGTACCCTAA
- a CDS encoding ABC transporter ATP-binding protein — translation MAKLEVRNLNKTYNPKVVPVKDVSLDVNDGEFLTLLGPSGCGKSTTLRMIAGLEQPTRGTIRIGDRDVTNIRPGDRNIAMVFQSYALYPHMSVYDNLASGLKLKKVPKTEIDQRIQRSCGVLGLEPLMDRKPGQLSGGQRQRVALGRALVRNPDIFLLDEPLSNLDALLRERVRADIKQLFESQNVPVVYVTHDQTEAMTLSSKVAVLNEGLVQQLDPPAKIYMYPANEFVAGFVGSPQMNLLRLKCEGNAAVLGNSRIRLPDMPSTPAEVTLGIRPENVRLARAEDAHTIGGQIFLVENLGMQNLISIRVAGAESQIVRALLPHDRGLEGEQVSLALPPENLHWFDMNTGDRIPSAYDPKNLHADGDRDPHHARPLNLTPEVRNL, via the coding sequence ATGGCAAAACTTGAAGTTAGAAATCTCAACAAAACCTATAACCCCAAGGTTGTTCCGGTTAAAGATGTCAGTTTAGATGTGAATGATGGGGAGTTTCTTACCCTACTCGGTCCTTCGGGATGCGGTAAGTCTACGACGTTGCGGATGATTGCGGGATTGGAACAACCCACGCGGGGGACAATTCGGATTGGCGATCGCGATGTCACCAATATTCGTCCGGGCGATCGCAATATTGCAATGGTGTTCCAAAGCTACGCTCTCTACCCCCACATGAGCGTTTATGATAACTTGGCGTCTGGCTTGAAGCTGAAAAAGGTTCCCAAAACCGAAATCGACCAGCGAATTCAACGCTCTTGCGGCGTCTTGGGCTTAGAACCGTTAATGGATCGCAAACCCGGCCAACTCTCCGGAGGTCAGCGCCAACGGGTAGCATTAGGTCGGGCCTTAGTTCGCAACCCCGATATCTTCCTATTAGATGAACCCCTTAGTAACCTAGACGCGCTGTTAAGAGAGCGAGTCCGCGCCGATATTAAACAACTGTTTGAATCGCAAAATGTGCCTGTGGTATACGTCACCCACGACCAAACCGAGGCGATGACGCTTTCAAGCAAAGTGGCGGTTCTCAACGAAGGTCTAGTCCAACAACTCGACCCCCCGGCAAAAATTTATATGTATCCCGCCAATGAGTTTGTTGCAGGCTTTGTGGGTAGCCCTCAAATGAACCTGCTACGGCTCAAGTGTGAAGGGAATGCCGCCGTGTTGGGCAATTCCCGAATTCGCCTCCCCGATATGCCCTCAACCCCCGCAGAAGTGACCCTTGGCATTCGTCCAGAAAACGTTCGTCTAGCACGGGCTGAAGATGCTCATACCATCGGCGGTCAAATCTTCTTGGTGGAAAACCTGGGAATGCAAAACTTAATTAGCATTCGGGTAGCCGGGGCTGAGTCGCAGATTGTTAGGGCTTTACTCCCCCACGATCGCGGTTTGGAAGGCGAGCAAGTTTCTTTAGCCCTACCGCCAGAAAACCTGCATTGGTTTGATATGAATACAGGCGATCGCATCCCCTCTGCTTACGATCCCAAAAATCTACACGCGGATGGCGATCGCGATCCACACCACGCCCGCCCTCTCAACCTCACCCCAGAAGTCCGAAACCTCTAG
- a CDS encoding carbohydrate ABC transporter permease — MATTVNTAPPKSTNTGKLILKKVVFPLGLAFLIIFCLAPALWQLLTSIKVNEAIAAFPNVYFPRPDQYTLQHYQDVLFRRPFLRYTLNSFLVSMISTLLALALGAPAAYALARLRLRGEQILLGTVLIITLFPFVLVFLGLLEIMQIFRLGNNYLALIIPYTGINLPLTILVMRSFFLQLPKDLEDSAKVDGYSTWNMLLRIVLPMTLPAMVTTGILTFISAWNEFIFALTFMTREEMKTIPVGTAQLGGATTFEIPYGAIAAATVMGTIPLVLLVLFFQRKIVQGLTAGAVKG; from the coding sequence ATGGCTACAACAGTTAACACGGCTCCCCCCAAGTCCACAAATACGGGCAAGCTCATTCTCAAAAAGGTGGTTTTCCCGTTAGGACTCGCGTTTTTGATTATTTTCTGCCTCGCCCCGGCCCTGTGGCAACTGCTCACCTCGATTAAGGTGAATGAGGCGATCGCAGCGTTTCCCAATGTCTATTTCCCCAGACCGGATCAATATACCCTGCAACATTACCAGGATGTATTATTCCGGCGTCCCTTCCTGCGCTACACCTTAAACAGTTTTTTGGTGTCGATGATCTCGACCCTGCTAGCCCTAGCTTTAGGGGCCCCCGCCGCCTATGCGTTGGCACGTTTGCGACTGCGCGGCGAACAAATCCTGCTCGGTACCGTGCTGATTATTACCCTATTTCCCTTTGTTCTCGTCTTTTTGGGACTGCTGGAAATTATGCAGATCTTCCGCTTGGGGAATAACTATTTAGCCTTAATCATTCCCTATACCGGAATTAACTTACCGCTGACCATTCTGGTGATGCGGAGCTTTTTCTTGCAACTGCCCAAGGATTTAGAAGATTCCGCCAAAGTGGATGGGTACAGCACTTGGAATATGTTGTTGAGAATTGTCCTACCCATGACCCTTCCGGCGATGGTGACAACGGGAATTCTCACCTTTATTTCGGCTTGGAATGAATTTATCTTTGCGCTGACATTTATGACGCGCGAAGAAATGAAAACCATTCCGGTAGGAACCGCGCAGTTAGGAGGGGCCACTACGTTTGAAATCCCCTATGGGGCGATCGCGGCCGCAACCGTCATGGGAACCATTCCCCTGGTTTTACTAGTGCTGTTCTTCCAGCGCAAGATTGTTCAAGGCCTAACCGCCGGTGCGGTGAAAGGTTAA
- a CDS encoding carbohydrate ABC transporter permease yields the protein MAQAQDTLRVREQRTGWILVAPAFILLALVFAYPILRSFWLSLFTENLGTNLQPVFSGLNNYGRMAGDGRFWNTMWNTSVFTFFSVVLELLLGMAFALILHQPFKGRGIVRTIAILPWALPTALIGLVWQWIFNDQFGVWNDLLIRLGIINQGINWLGDPILAMMCVIAADVWKTTPFISILLLAGLQSIPDDLYEAHSIDGATPWQNFTRITLPLLMPQILIAVLFRFAQAFGVFDLIQVMTAGGPGGATEVVSLYIYSTVMRYLDFGYGAALVVVTFTLLVIAVAIASFLLSKSRANLTQ from the coding sequence ATGGCTCAAGCTCAAGATACATTGCGGGTTCGAGAACAGCGCACGGGTTGGATTTTAGTCGCGCCAGCGTTTATATTGCTGGCTTTGGTGTTTGCTTACCCGATTTTGCGGTCGTTCTGGCTCAGTTTGTTTACAGAAAACCTAGGAACCAATCTCCAACCCGTTTTTTCGGGTTTGAATAACTACGGACGGATGGCGGGAGATGGGCGTTTCTGGAATACGATGTGGAATACCAGCGTCTTCACCTTTTTTTCGGTGGTGCTGGAACTATTGCTCGGTATGGCATTTGCGCTAATTCTGCACCAACCGTTTAAAGGTCGGGGCATTGTTCGTACCATCGCCATTTTACCTTGGGCGTTGCCAACGGCTCTGATTGGGTTAGTTTGGCAGTGGATTTTTAACGACCAGTTTGGGGTGTGGAATGACCTCTTAATCCGCTTGGGGATTATCAACCAGGGGATTAACTGGTTGGGCGATCCGATTTTGGCGATGATGTGCGTGATTGCAGCCGATGTTTGGAAAACCACCCCGTTTATTAGCATCCTGCTGTTGGCGGGGTTGCAATCGATTCCCGATGATTTGTACGAGGCGCATTCGATTGATGGGGCAACGCCTTGGCAGAACTTTACCCGAATTACGCTGCCGTTGTTAATGCCACAGATTTTGATTGCGGTGCTGTTCCGCTTTGCTCAAGCGTTTGGCGTGTTCGACTTAATTCAGGTGATGACCGCAGGCGGGCCGGGTGGTGCAACGGAAGTGGTGTCTTTGTATATCTACTCCACCGTGATGCGCTATCTCGATTTTGGCTATGGGGCGGCTTTGGTGGTGGTGACGTTTACGTTACTGGTGATTGCAGTGGCGATCGCCTCTTTCCTCCTCAGTAAGTCCCGCGCCAACCTCACGCAGTAA
- a CDS encoding ABC transporter substrate-binding protein, producing the protein MNSIPWLSQVQAHLLRRKFWRLFGITLAFLFGLHALVALPGNTQQPVTLSLMMNSTEVPAWRDVLIPAFEEAHPNIRINLIEGPNQTNLQEDLYTSAFLLGDSPYDLIMMDVIWTPKFAAAGWLLPLDDRVNAAQLNQDFLEQDVQGGRYEDRLYRIPFRSDVGMLYYRTDLLEQVGAQPPETFTELVEISQQIQQNTDVNWGYVWQGRQYEGLSAMFVEILQGFGGFWVNPETNEVGLDRPEALEAVNFLRSTIQQGISPSGVTTYAEEETRRFFQSGQAAFLRNWPYVWPLANEDSPVAGRIGIRPMVAQPDSTSGACLGGWGFGIAVNSAHPDEAWTAIEYFTSEEAQRRFILETGYVPSRRSLFTDPEITARYAHYPQLLEVVESAVLRPPIPQYAQASDILQRYLNGALTGRFTPERALQSAANETRRLLNVGGDA; encoded by the coding sequence ATGAACAGTATTCCTTGGCTTAGTCAGGTGCAAGCCCACCTACTAAGGCGGAAATTCTGGCGCTTGTTTGGGATAACACTCGCCTTTCTTTTCGGACTTCACGCGTTAGTTGCCCTGCCCGGAAACACGCAACAACCCGTGACCCTCAGCTTAATGATGAACTCCACAGAGGTTCCGGCTTGGAGAGATGTACTGATCCCGGCCTTTGAGGAAGCCCATCCCAATATCAGAATCAATTTGATTGAAGGCCCCAACCAAACCAACTTACAGGAGGATTTGTACACCTCCGCCTTCCTATTAGGAGATTCTCCCTACGACCTGATTATGATGGATGTCATCTGGACGCCCAAATTTGCGGCCGCCGGATGGTTATTACCCTTAGACGATCGCGTTAACGCCGCCCAGTTAAACCAAGACTTCCTAGAACAAGATGTCCAAGGGGGACGCTACGAAGATCGCCTCTATCGCATTCCCTTCCGCTCCGATGTGGGAATGTTATATTACCGCACCGACTTACTCGAACAAGTGGGCGCGCAACCCCCCGAAACCTTCACAGAACTCGTCGAGATTTCTCAACAGATTCAACAAAATACCGATGTCAACTGGGGTTATGTCTGGCAAGGACGGCAATATGAAGGCCTATCAGCCATGTTTGTCGAAATCCTGCAAGGCTTTGGCGGATTTTGGGTCAACCCCGAAACCAACGAAGTCGGACTCGATCGCCCAGAAGCCTTAGAAGCCGTCAACTTCCTCCGTAGCACCATTCAACAGGGCATTTCCCCCTCTGGCGTCACCACCTACGCCGAAGAAGAAACCCGTCGCTTCTTCCAAAGCGGTCAAGCCGCCTTCCTCCGCAACTGGCCCTATGTGTGGCCCTTAGCGAACGAAGACTCGCCCGTCGCCGGTCGGATTGGCATTCGCCCAATGGTGGCTCAACCCGATAGCACCAGCGGCGCGTGCTTAGGCGGATGGGGATTTGGAATTGCAGTCAACTCCGCGCACCCCGATGAAGCCTGGACGGCCATTGAGTATTTCACCAGCGAAGAAGCCCAACGGCGCTTTATCCTCGAAACCGGTTACGTTCCCTCGCGGCGTTCCTTATTTACCGATCCAGAAATTACAGCACGATACGCTCACTATCCCCAATTGCTAGAAGTGGTCGAAAGTGCAGTATTGCGCCCCCCCATTCCGCAGTATGCCCAAGCCTCCGATATTTTGCAGCGCTACCTCAATGGCGCGCTAACCGGACGGTTTACCCCCGAACGGGCGTTACAGTCTGCTGCGAATGAAACCCGTCGCCTGCTGAATGTGGGTGGCGATGCTTAG
- a CDS encoding acetamidase/formamidase family protein: protein MVNYTLKATCETVHVGGFSCQLPPVLQIASGDRIDVETYTGYYIYSHAPAEFVTPELLDICQNLPPDRKVGPGPHLLTGPVYIQDALPGDILEIRLEAITPRLPIGFNAIRSGWGALPQEFPDPALRFIPLNLETQTAEFPPQSGIHLPLQPFFGILGVATPDDPHSSVPPGHYGGNIDNRELQAGSRVFLPVLVPGALFSIGDGHAAQGDGEVNVTAIETSMNGSIQLILHKHLNLTVPFAETPTDFVAMGFGETLDEAFAQALKNLIGFVEKLTGISAEEAYILCSLAASFRITQVVNSPTKGVHGLLPKAILPSVESWEAPFTTLNP, encoded by the coding sequence ATGGTTAATTATACGCTAAAGGCTACTTGCGAAACGGTTCATGTCGGGGGGTTTTCTTGCCAGTTACCGCCCGTCCTCCAGATTGCTTCAGGCGATCGCATTGACGTAGAAACCTATACCGGATATTACATCTACTCCCATGCCCCGGCTGAATTTGTCACCCCAGAACTCCTCGACATCTGCCAGAACCTGCCCCCAGACCGAAAAGTGGGGCCCGGCCCTCACCTACTCACCGGCCCGGTTTACATCCAAGATGCCCTCCCTGGCGATATTTTAGAAATCCGCCTCGAAGCCATTACCCCCCGACTGCCCATCGGCTTTAACGCCATTCGTTCCGGCTGGGGGGCTTTACCCCAAGAGTTTCCCGACCCGGCGCTGCGTTTTATTCCCCTCAACCTCGAAACCCAAACCGCCGAATTTCCGCCCCAAAGCGGCATTCACCTGCCCCTGCAACCTTTCTTCGGCATTCTCGGCGTCGCCACCCCTGACGATCCGCATTCCTCTGTACCCCCAGGGCACTATGGCGGTAATATTGATAACCGAGAACTCCAAGCCGGATCGCGAGTTTTCCTCCCCGTCCTCGTACCGGGTGCCCTGTTCTCCATCGGAGACGGCCATGCCGCCCAAGGCGACGGCGAAGTCAACGTAACGGCAATTGAAACCTCAATGAATGGCAGCATTCAACTCATTTTGCACAAACATCTCAACCTGACGGTTCCCTTTGCCGAAACCCCGACAGACTTTGTGGCGATGGGATTTGGCGAAACCCTGGATGAAGCCTTTGCCCAAGCTTTAAAAAATCTGATTGGTTTTGTAGAAAAACTCACCGGAATTTCCGCTGAAGAAGCCTATATTTTATGTAGTTTAGCCGCCAGCTTCCGGATTACCCAAGTCGTCAATTCCCCAACCAAAGGCGTACATGGTTTATTACCCAAAGCCATTTTACCCAGCGTTGAATCTTGGGAAGCCCCATTCACGACCCTGAACCCATGA
- a CDS encoding sulfite exporter TauE/SafE family protein, which yields MTTIQLLLLAGGGLFSGILAGFLGIGGGTVLVPLLVTLGYTPVESVATSSLAILMTSLSGSIQNWRMGFFRFKQVFYIGLPAIFTAQLGASLANWVPDYILLVTFGLLLWLNIYLVQLRKQITQDVEAARHESSNPLLARLFTGGAAGFLAGFFGVGGGVIMVPLQILLLGETIKTAIQTSLGVIVITAVSACVGHAWRGNVLLLEGLLLGIGGLIGAQVSTRFLPKLPDRTVTIAFRTLLGLLSIYIFVQAWVSYHG from the coding sequence ATGACCACCATCCAACTCTTGCTACTGGCAGGCGGAGGGCTGTTTTCGGGGATACTCGCGGGATTTTTAGGCATTGGCGGGGGAACCGTGCTGGTTCCCCTCCTCGTGACCCTCGGTTATACTCCCGTTGAATCCGTCGCCACCAGCAGTTTAGCGATCTTAATGACCTCGCTTTCTGGGAGTATCCAGAATTGGCGCATGGGCTTTTTTCGCTTCAAGCAGGTCTTTTATATCGGTCTTCCGGCGATTTTTACCGCCCAACTGGGGGCTTCCCTCGCCAACTGGGTCCCCGACTATATTCTGCTTGTCACCTTTGGCTTGCTGCTGTGGTTAAATATTTACCTGGTGCAACTGCGAAAACAGATTACCCAAGATGTAGAAGCCGCCAGACATGAATCTTCCAATCCCTTACTTGCCCGCCTGTTTACAGGGGGGGCGGCTGGTTTTTTAGCCGGATTTTTCGGCGTTGGGGGTGGAGTAATTATGGTTCCCTTGCAAATCCTGCTTTTAGGGGAAACCATTAAAACTGCAATTCAAACCAGCTTAGGGGTAATTGTGATTACGGCGGTTTCTGCTTGTGTGGGTCATGCTTGGCGCGGTAATGTGTTACTACTAGAAGGGCTGTTATTAGGGATAGGCGGATTAATCGGGGCGCAGGTGAGTACCCGCTTTCTCCCCAAGTTACCGGATCGCACGGTGACAATCGCCTTCCGCACATTGCTGGGTCTCTTATCGATTTATATTTTTGTTCAAGCCTGGGTGAGTTATCACGGCTAA